One segment of Anatilimnocola aggregata DNA contains the following:
- a CDS encoding PAS domain S-box protein, whose protein sequence is MYQSQLPSDPLALRQLAAARLARQNGSALALTDENRIRELQLQKCELELRVAELERVNSLLATAVDVSPDALFVKDAEGKYVLLNQAAVNFAGKPIEQLLGQDDRSLFDEHSAAEVMEHDRATRERGEAVAFEQTLFSGGKQRTYWTTKSPLFQDGQFAGVVGIARDVTAVRAAEAKLQESELQFRTLAENLPDGLYVLDPADAKVPLKILYANRAAAESDGYTAAEILGQSMSLMLDSPASAVSSTERQIRITAGEIIEFEVEHQHRLGHIVPYEVRAVAIPWEGRSAILGINRNTSVRKQAAETLRQSIGFQDALIRSIGQGVCVCYQTETFPFTRFTIWNEQMVELTGYTCEEINQLDFIQQLYPDRVDQQQALALLQRIWHDDVRGEEREITRKDGSKRTILISTSKLAGEANEVAVVATFTDITHQKQNELALRASEARYRTFVDHVSDGLFLHDANATVLDVNRQACESLGRTREQLIGQLPYVFDPAITPEQMEVLRQDLDRGQILCFETRHKRSDGSEFPVEVRVRPFTENGQRMSLALATDITHRQKIANELLASNERIRLVMRATNDAVWDWVPGTTDVWWSEGLNELFGYHHDSDRADPEWWLSHIHPDDRERVQQSFYTILHGTGLVWSGEYRFQRRDGTYVDVYDRGQIMRDETGHAVRMFGAMMDISTLKRAEADLRASERRFRDLADAIPQIVWTARPDGGLDHLNARSTQYTGLGLQDLSEWSWEQVIHPDDLPATLHDWGEILRTGIPKPLEFRIRRADGEYRWHITRQVASRDQSGNILHWYGTCTDIEDYKRVESALRESQQRFTEFMKHLPGLAWIKDLDGRYVFGNETTLKVFQVTTDGLMGRTDEDFFDSAVAEQFRRNDRLALEKGGAILCVETLTHDDGIVHSSLVSKFVIPGPDKSRTLIGGVAIDITSQSKVEEALRSSEERYRTLFHSIPDPMFVYDPSTLQYLAVNDAAVQKYGYSREEFLRMKITDLRPAEYIAPLLEMLKDSKPVFENRGFWKHCKKNGELIDVEVTAHSLQLDGKPACIVLAHDVTARQRAEAELRRTTELLKVVTDETPDAVFVKDREGRYLLFNPAAANFVGRTVEEVLGKDDTQLFAPADAAQIRNSDLRVMESAQTETNEEILTAAGVTRTYLATKGPYRDGNGEIVGTIGISRDITASKQAERLIKESQQRLQALFNHALNAIFLVTDEGTFVDANPAACTMLGFSREELLTTPISSILGIDKAPSSDSDYWEPFRRDGNQHGMLQLRRKNGATIDAEFSAVANVLPGLHLSVLSDVTERRQAEEAFRKVSAFHEKIIRTAVEGICLFTPTSDNLEATFSVWNDQMTSITGYSRDEINRLGWVQTVFRGLPNQFEAQQRFRRLLAGEVMQREELEVCRKDGDLRAISVSSSIIEADESAPVFVALMQDITDRRRSAEELAMRQAELRHASRLNSVGQLVAVIAHEVAQPLAAISNFAASSTALLSAESLDKPSICKHIDQINQQSRRAADIIRRLRDFSRKAPPQRKLCDLRELLNDSVDMLAHELRRDEVAIVWDWRAGIPAISADAIQLQQVFVNLLLNARDALLETPARTRRITLRSGSEQTHHFIDIEDNGVGLTEEVANRLFEPFVSTKPHGIGIGLSICRSIMHDHDGEISCQPLAKGGTRFRIQLASHVAEETRKN, encoded by the coding sequence ATGTATCAAAGTCAACTTCCCTCCGATCCTTTAGCGCTGCGGCAACTGGCCGCTGCGCGACTTGCTCGGCAGAACGGATCTGCCTTGGCTCTGACCGACGAAAATCGCATTCGGGAACTGCAACTGCAAAAGTGCGAATTGGAACTGCGCGTCGCTGAACTCGAACGAGTGAATTCTCTGTTGGCAACCGCCGTCGATGTATCGCCCGATGCCTTGTTTGTCAAAGACGCTGAAGGAAAGTACGTGCTGCTGAATCAAGCGGCGGTTAATTTCGCTGGCAAGCCGATTGAACAGTTACTGGGTCAAGACGACCGGTCGTTGTTTGATGAACACAGCGCCGCCGAAGTAATGGAGCATGATCGCGCGACACGTGAACGGGGCGAGGCTGTTGCCTTTGAGCAAACGCTGTTCAGCGGGGGCAAACAGCGGACCTACTGGACAACCAAGTCTCCGCTTTTTCAGGACGGGCAATTCGCGGGGGTGGTAGGCATTGCTCGCGATGTCACGGCAGTGCGCGCTGCCGAGGCCAAGTTGCAGGAAAGCGAATTGCAATTCCGCACGCTCGCCGAAAATCTGCCGGATGGTTTGTACGTGCTCGACCCGGCCGATGCAAAGGTACCGCTGAAAATTCTCTATGCCAATCGAGCGGCGGCCGAAAGTGATGGCTACACCGCAGCAGAGATTCTCGGCCAATCGATGTCGCTGATGCTCGATTCACCAGCGAGCGCGGTCAGCTCCACAGAACGTCAGATTCGGATTACGGCCGGAGAAATCATTGAATTTGAGGTGGAACATCAGCATCGCTTGGGTCATATCGTTCCCTATGAAGTGCGCGCGGTCGCTATTCCATGGGAAGGGCGCTCGGCCATCTTGGGGATCAACCGCAATACTTCTGTTCGCAAGCAAGCCGCTGAGACACTTCGCCAGAGCATTGGCTTTCAAGATGCTTTGATCCGCTCAATCGGGCAGGGCGTTTGTGTCTGCTATCAAACTGAGACATTTCCTTTCACGCGGTTCACGATCTGGAACGAGCAGATGGTCGAACTGACGGGCTACACCTGCGAAGAGATTAATCAACTCGACTTCATTCAGCAGCTTTACCCCGATCGAGTCGACCAGCAGCAAGCACTTGCACTTCTGCAACGTATTTGGCACGACGATGTCCGGGGGGAAGAGCGGGAGATCACTCGCAAGGATGGATCGAAGCGCACGATTCTCATTTCAACTTCGAAGCTCGCGGGCGAAGCGAATGAAGTGGCAGTGGTGGCGACCTTTACCGATATCACGCACCAGAAGCAGAATGAACTGGCCCTGCGGGCCAGCGAAGCTCGCTACCGTACATTCGTGGATCACGTGTCGGACGGGCTCTTTCTGCACGATGCCAACGCCACTGTGCTCGACGTGAATCGTCAGGCCTGTGAAAGTTTGGGTCGCACTCGCGAGCAACTCATTGGGCAACTGCCTTATGTATTTGATCCTGCGATCACTCCGGAACAGATGGAAGTTCTCCGCCAGGACCTTGATCGGGGGCAAATCCTTTGCTTTGAAACTCGCCACAAGCGAAGTGACGGCAGTGAGTTCCCGGTTGAAGTTCGCGTCCGTCCGTTCACCGAGAATGGACAGCGCATGAGTTTGGCGCTCGCGACGGATATTACCCATCGCCAAAAAATTGCCAATGAACTACTCGCCTCCAACGAGCGCATTCGCCTCGTAATGCGGGCCACCAACGATGCAGTTTGGGATTGGGTGCCGGGGACCACCGATGTCTGGTGGAGCGAAGGGCTGAACGAGCTGTTTGGCTATCACCACGACAGCGATCGGGCTGACCCCGAATGGTGGTTGAGCCACATTCATCCCGATGATCGTGAGCGCGTGCAGCAGAGTTTCTATACGATTCTCCACGGCACGGGACTGGTTTGGTCGGGAGAGTATCGTTTTCAGCGGCGCGATGGGACCTACGTCGACGTTTACGATCGTGGGCAGATCATGCGCGACGAAACTGGCCACGCGGTCCGCATGTTTGGTGCGATGATGGATATCTCAACGCTGAAGCGAGCGGAAGCAGATTTGCGCGCCAGCGAACGGCGATTTCGAGACCTGGCCGACGCGATTCCGCAAATTGTCTGGACTGCGCGGCCAGATGGTGGACTGGATCACTTGAACGCGCGGTCAACGCAATACACGGGCCTGGGGTTGCAGGATTTGTCGGAATGGTCTTGGGAGCAAGTGATTCATCCGGACGACTTACCTGCGACTTTGCACGATTGGGGCGAGATCCTGCGCACGGGAATTCCTAAACCGCTGGAGTTTCGAATTCGCCGGGCCGACGGTGAGTACCGCTGGCACATAACCCGGCAAGTCGCGAGCCGCGACCAGAGCGGCAATATTCTGCATTGGTATGGAACCTGTACCGATATCGAGGACTACAAACGGGTCGAATCAGCCCTCAGAGAATCTCAGCAGCGCTTTACCGAGTTCATGAAGCACTTGCCTGGACTGGCTTGGATCAAAGACCTGGACGGTAGGTATGTCTTTGGTAACGAAACAACGCTGAAGGTCTTTCAAGTAACCACCGACGGTCTCATGGGCCGAACCGACGAAGACTTCTTCGATTCAGCAGTGGCCGAGCAATTCCGTCGCAACGATCGACTAGCGCTGGAGAAAGGGGGTGCGATTCTGTGTGTCGAAACGCTGACCCACGACGATGGCATTGTCCATTCTTCACTGGTCAGCAAGTTCGTGATTCCGGGGCCCGACAAATCGAGGACGCTCATCGGCGGAGTGGCCATCGACATTACTTCTCAAAGCAAAGTCGAGGAAGCGCTCCGCTCCAGCGAAGAGCGCTATCGCACGCTGTTCCACAGCATCCCCGATCCCATGTTCGTCTATGATCCGAGCACTTTGCAGTATCTGGCCGTGAATGACGCCGCCGTGCAGAAGTACGGTTATTCGCGCGAAGAGTTCTTGCGAATGAAAATCACGGACCTACGACCCGCAGAATACATCGCTCCGCTGCTTGAAATGCTCAAAGATTCCAAGCCGGTTTTCGAGAATCGAGGCTTTTGGAAGCACTGCAAAAAGAATGGCGAGCTCATCGATGTCGAAGTAACGGCACATTCGCTGCAACTCGACGGCAAGCCAGCCTGCATCGTGCTGGCTCACGATGTCACCGCCCGTCAGCGAGCGGAAGCAGAGTTGCGCCGCACGACGGAACTGCTCAAGGTAGTCACCGACGAGACTCCCGATGCGGTCTTCGTCAAAGACCGCGAAGGGCGCTATCTGCTCTTTAACCCGGCGGCGGCAAACTTCGTCGGTCGAACGGTGGAAGAGGTGCTTGGCAAGGACGATACGCAACTCTTTGCCCCTGCCGATGCCGCGCAGATCCGCAACTCCGATTTGCGTGTCATGGAGTCGGCCCAAACCGAAACCAACGAAGAAATTCTGACAGCGGCCGGAGTCACCCGCACCTATCTGGCAACCAAGGGGCCCTATCGCGACGGCAATGGTGAAATTGTCGGCACCATTGGTATCTCTCGCGATATTACCGCCAGCAAGCAGGCCGAACGTTTAATCAAGGAGAGTCAGCAGCGGTTGCAAGCACTGTTCAATCATGCCCTGAATGCCATCTTTCTGGTGACCGACGAGGGAACTTTTGTCGACGCCAACCCAGCTGCTTGCACGATGCTGGGCTTTTCACGCGAAGAACTGCTGACAACCCCGATCTCATCGATTTTGGGTATCGACAAGGCTCCCTCCAGCGACTCTGACTATTGGGAACCCTTTCGCCGCGATGGGAACCAGCATGGCATGTTGCAACTACGTCGCAAGAATGGAGCCACCATCGACGCGGAATTCAGCGCCGTTGCCAACGTCTTACCGGGGCTGCATCTCTCCGTACTGTCCGACGTGACGGAACGCAGGCAAGCTGAAGAAGCCTTTCGCAAAGTAAGTGCCTTCCACGAAAAGATCATCCGCACCGCGGTCGAAGGCATTTGCCTGTTTACCCCAACGAGCGATAACCTCGAGGCCACTTTCTCGGTTTGGAACGACCAGATGACTTCAATCACTGGCTATTCACGCGACGAAATCAATCGGCTGGGTTGGGTGCAAACTGTCTTCCGGGGTCTGCCCAACCAATTTGAAGCTCAGCAACGCTTCCGCCGACTGCTAGCCGGGGAAGTCATGCAGCGAGAGGAACTGGAGGTTTGCCGCAAGGATGGTGATTTGCGGGCGATCTCCGTTTCGTCTTCGATCATTGAAGCCGACGAATCTGCACCTGTTTTTGTCGCATTGATGCAGGATATTACAGACCGCCGACGCAGTGCTGAGGAACTGGCAATGCGGCAAGCCGAACTGCGGCATGCGTCGCGATTGAACTCGGTGGGGCAGCTGGTCGCTGTCATTGCGCACGAAGTAGCGCAACCACTCGCCGCTATCTCTAACTTTGCGGCGTCGAGTACCGCCTTATTGTCGGCTGAGAGTTTAGATAAGCCTTCCATTTGCAAGCATATCGACCAGATCAATCAGCAAAGCCGACGCGCTGCCGACATTATTAGGCGGCTGCGAGACTTCAGCCGGAAGGCACCTCCTCAACGGAAGCTATGTGACTTGCGCGAGTTGCTGAACGATTCTGTCGATATGCTTGCCCACGAATTACGTCGTGATGAGGTGGCAATTGTCTGGGATTGGAGAGCGGGAATTCCCGCAATTTCGGCGGATGCCATTCAGCTGCAGCAGGTATTTGTTAACCTACTACTTAATGCTCGTGACGCGCTCCTTGAAACTCCCGCCCGCACCCGCCGAATCACCCTCCGCTCTGGCTCCGAGCAAACTCACCACTTCATTGATATTGAAGACAATGGTGTAGGACTAACCGAAGAGGTAGCGAATCGGTTGTTTGAGCCATTTGTTTCTACGAAACCACATGGAATTGGAATTGGTTTAAGCATTTGTCGTTCGATCATGCATGACCACGACGGCGAAATCAGTTGTCAACCGTTAGCAAAAGGTGGCACTCGATTCCGCATTCAACTGGCAAGTCATGTGGCTGAGGAAACGAGAAAGAATTGA